The following proteins come from a genomic window of Natrinema saccharevitans:
- a CDS encoding globin-coupled sensor protein: MQPQETFGRGGLNGFLDVDDLIDRIGLDEDEIEWRKEFIGFDEADERRLADLEPLLQANSETIADDFYENVFEYEQTRAIVDRSPKGVDALKQTQQAYLVSLATGDYDQSYFENRTRIGKLHEMLDMPLKHYVGQYGVYYDLLLSRMNERVQAQVVEAIEEWAAEREAEQDAGGLGRFVGALGLGGEDGDGDDGLEESFERAVRDAIDEGMMDVLSLLRIINLDMQVATDTYVDSYAQRLEESIERRKRLAEEVETDVQTPLGELYDASEAVAKRAEAISDHTESQATGITQAARELDEVSAAVEEVASVADEVSDESDRTERLAAEGVEAADDALDELEAIEGATDRVAEAVDGLAARTDEIDEIVDRLDDLAERTTVLAANAKIESSRSGDQASETMGVIAEEVRSFAEQTKDDLAEIEDAVEAVREDAAATVATTEETVARVDTGTDRVRETIDSLEEIHEAAESTAAGMEDVATAADQQAHGVETTAETLADLSKSADKVASAAESVAAASQQQTASLREVRQSVARLTDEEAEPAQPVYERVD; the protein is encoded by the coding sequence ATGCAACCGCAGGAGACGTTCGGCCGCGGCGGACTCAACGGTTTTCTCGACGTCGACGACCTCATCGATCGAATCGGACTCGACGAAGACGAAATCGAGTGGCGCAAGGAGTTTATCGGGTTCGACGAGGCCGACGAGCGCCGGCTGGCCGACCTCGAACCGCTCTTGCAGGCCAACTCGGAGACGATCGCCGACGACTTCTACGAGAACGTCTTCGAGTACGAGCAGACTCGAGCGATCGTCGACCGCTCGCCGAAGGGGGTAGACGCGCTCAAACAGACCCAGCAGGCGTATCTCGTCTCGCTGGCGACCGGCGACTACGATCAGTCGTACTTCGAGAACCGGACCCGGATCGGCAAACTCCACGAGATGCTCGATATGCCCCTGAAACACTACGTGGGGCAGTACGGCGTCTACTACGATCTCCTCCTGTCGCGGATGAACGAGCGCGTGCAAGCACAGGTGGTCGAGGCCATCGAGGAGTGGGCCGCCGAGCGCGAGGCCGAGCAGGACGCGGGCGGTCTCGGCCGGTTCGTCGGCGCACTCGGACTGGGCGGCGAGGACGGGGACGGCGACGACGGCCTCGAGGAGTCGTTCGAGCGGGCCGTCAGAGACGCCATCGACGAGGGCATGATGGACGTCCTCTCGCTGTTGCGGATCATCAACCTCGACATGCAGGTCGCGACCGACACGTACGTCGACTCCTACGCCCAGCGGCTCGAGGAGTCGATCGAGCGTCGGAAGCGCCTCGCCGAGGAGGTCGAAACGGACGTTCAGACGCCCCTCGGAGAGCTGTACGACGCCAGCGAGGCCGTCGCGAAACGCGCCGAAGCGATCAGCGACCACACGGAGTCCCAGGCGACGGGCATCACGCAGGCCGCGCGCGAACTCGACGAGGTCAGCGCCGCCGTCGAGGAAGTCGCAAGCGTCGCCGACGAGGTCAGCGACGAGAGCGACCGGACCGAGCGCCTCGCGGCCGAGGGCGTCGAGGCGGCCGACGACGCGTTGGACGAACTCGAGGCCATCGAGGGCGCGACCGACCGCGTCGCCGAGGCGGTCGACGGACTCGCGGCCCGGACCGACGAGATCGACGAGATCGTCGACCGGCTCGACGACCTCGCCGAGCGAACCACGGTGCTGGCGGCCAACGCCAAGATCGAGTCCTCCCGATCGGGCGACCAGGCCAGCGAGACCATGGGCGTCATCGCGGAGGAAGTGCGATCGTTCGCAGAGCAGACGAAAGACGACCTCGCGGAGATCGAAGACGCCGTCGAAGCCGTTCGCGAGGACGCGGCCGCGACGGTCGCGACGACCGAGGAGACCGTCGCTCGCGTCGACACCGGAACCGATCGCGTCCGGGAGACGATCGACTCGCTCGAGGAGATCCACGAGGCGGCCGAATCGACGGCCGCCGGCATGGAAGACGTCGCGACCGCGGCCGACCAGCAGGCCCACGGGGTCGAGACGACGGCCGAGACGCTCGCGGACCTCTCGAAGTCGGCCGACAAGGTCGCGAGCGCCGCGGAATCGGTCGCAGCGGCGAGCCAGCAACAGACCGCCAGTCTGCGTGAGGTACGGCAGTCGGTCGCCCGGCTCACCGACGAGGAGGCCGAGCCGGCACAGCCCGTCTACGAGCGCGTGGACTAA
- a CDS encoding NAD+ synthase → MSADKTTFVFSDAERANGAFVTDRRSLEAMRERIVADIETRVADANASGVVVAMSGGIDSTLTTALSVEAVGAENVLGLGLPCHKTEGTHVSDARTLADGMGIEFEEIQLRPLLEAFEGTVASALETDDGPGSERPHDVGNAVARLRMITAYYAANCQSRLVIGTANRSELLLGYFTKYGDGAADAYPLGDCYKTEVRALAKHLGLPRRIVSKEPTAGFWATQTDAGDLGASYDVIDPLLVRLVDEGRPLEEAMEGLRIDRETATDIASLYVASEHKRTTPPTPGLAGGGDDRSAG, encoded by the coding sequence ATGAGCGCAGATAAGACGACGTTCGTTTTCTCGGACGCGGAGCGGGCGAACGGAGCATTCGTCACGGACCGCCGCTCGCTCGAGGCGATGCGCGAGCGGATCGTAGCGGATATCGAGACGAGAGTCGCCGACGCGAACGCAAGCGGCGTCGTCGTAGCGATGAGCGGCGGGATCGATTCGACGTTGACGACGGCGCTTTCGGTCGAAGCCGTCGGGGCCGAGAACGTCCTCGGGCTGGGGTTGCCCTGTCACAAAACCGAAGGGACCCACGTCAGCGACGCCCGTACCCTCGCGGACGGGATGGGCATCGAGTTCGAGGAGATCCAGTTGCGGCCGCTGCTCGAGGCCTTCGAGGGAACGGTCGCGAGCGCCCTCGAGACCGACGACGGCCCGGGGAGCGAACGACCTCACGACGTCGGCAACGCGGTCGCCCGACTGCGGATGATCACCGCCTACTACGCGGCGAACTGCCAGTCGCGGCTCGTGATCGGGACCGCGAACCGGTCGGAGCTACTGCTTGGCTACTTCACCAAGTACGGCGACGGCGCGGCCGACGCCTATCCGCTCGGCGACTGCTACAAGACGGAGGTTCGCGCGCTCGCGAAACACCTCGGACTCCCCCGCCGGATCGTCAGCAAGGAGCCGACGGCGGGCTTTTGGGCCACACAGACCGACGCCGGCGACCTCGGGGCGAGCTACGACGTCATCGATCCCCTGCTCGTCCGGCTGGTCGACGAGGGCCGCCCGCTCGAGGAAGCAATGGAGGGGTTGCGGATCGACCGCGAGACCGCGACCGACATCGCGTCGCTGTACGTTGCCAGCGAACACAAACGGACGACGCCGCCGACGCCGGGGCTGGCTGGTGGCGGCGACGACCGCTCGGCCGGGTGA
- a CDS encoding M20 family metallopeptidase — translation MTLVELTRDLAAIPSHGDATAAGDFIAEWLRTETDAAVTRDGIGNVIARKGTGEETLALVGHHDVVEPAASQVADADPGTSTDGPGEYVVEERGGRLYGRGTADMKGALAAALLAFREGDPAGELVFASFVGEEVGGVGARHAIDDGFAPDYAVVGEGSTNYSGPDVTDVAVAHKGRRGSTITARGTAAHASEADAGENAIYRATAAVDRVRDLAVPSVDVAGETLEGRLTVTEIEGGSAMNVVPARCACTVDERTVPGERAALERVADIAGVEWTVDQDLPPMRCGDAAFADAVLAAADAAQAGDPELVTKPHATDAGWLAAAGAECVIYGPSEPGEAHTDDESVSIDVLERCRDTYRRVAESWPTAP, via the coding sequence ATGACGCTCGTCGAACTGACCCGCGACCTCGCCGCGATTCCGAGCCACGGGGACGCGACCGCCGCCGGCGACTTCATAGCGGAGTGGCTCCGTACGGAAACCGACGCGGCCGTGACTCGAGACGGGATCGGAAACGTGATCGCTCGAAAGGGAACCGGCGAGGAGACGCTGGCGCTGGTTGGACACCACGACGTCGTCGAACCGGCCGCGTCGCAAGTCGCTGACGCGGACCCGGGTACGAGTACGGACGGCCCGGGCGAGTACGTCGTCGAGGAACGCGGCGGCCGGCTCTACGGCCGCGGCACGGCGGACATGAAGGGCGCGCTCGCGGCTGCCCTGCTGGCCTTCCGCGAGGGCGATCCGGCCGGGGAACTCGTCTTCGCGAGCTTCGTCGGCGAGGAGGTCGGCGGCGTCGGTGCCCGACACGCGATCGACGACGGGTTCGCTCCCGACTACGCCGTGGTCGGCGAAGGATCGACGAACTACTCGGGGCCGGACGTCACCGACGTGGCGGTCGCCCACAAGGGCCGGCGCGGGAGTACGATCACCGCCCGCGGCACCGCCGCCCACGCCAGCGAGGCCGACGCCGGCGAGAACGCGATCTACCGCGCCACCGCGGCCGTCGACCGCGTCCGCGACCTCGCCGTCCCCTCGGTCGACGTCGCGGGCGAGACCCTCGAGGGCCGGCTCACCGTCACGGAGATCGAGGGCGGGTCGGCGATGAACGTCGTCCCCGCCCGCTGTGCGTGTACCGTCGACGAGCGGACGGTCCCCGGCGAGCGCGCCGCCCTCGAGCGGGTCGCGGACATCGCGGGGGTCGAGTGGACCGTCGACCAGGACCTGCCACCGATGCGCTGTGGGGACGCGGCCTTCGCCGACGCGGTGCTGGCGGCCGCCGACGCCGCGCAGGCGGGCGACCCCGAACTCGTGACGAAACCCCACGCGACGGACGCGGGCTGGCTCGCCGCGGCCGGGGCCGAGTGCGTGATCTACGGCCCCTCGGAGCCCGGCGAGGCCCACACCGACGACGAGAGCGTCTCGATCGACGTCCTCGAGCGGTGTCGGGACACCTACCGGCGGGTGGCGGAGTCGTGGCCGACTGCACCGTGA
- a CDS encoding bacteriorhodopsin, which translates to MQSVHDLGFRAQHAVLQNGAADRELFEYVFGGDNTLLALSFVLNIALAGITILAIAYLGRHLTAPRSKAIATALMLISIVSISSYTGLTSGLTLGVVEMPPGHPAAGATTAGQDGVLTMWGRYLTWTFSTPFILIALGMIAGSDWTKILTACAFTIAMCVTGLAAALTTSSLVLRWWWFALSTIFFLVIVYIILVDWTAEASATGTADLFRTLKLLTVVGWFGYPILWALGVEGFAVLDVTVTSWGYSILDVITKYVVTGVAMLYVVDEPDAITGEADYGTSMSGFDPGDD; encoded by the coding sequence ATGCAGTCAGTCCACGACCTCGGTTTTCGCGCCCAGCACGCCGTCCTGCAAAACGGCGCGGCGGATCGGGAACTATTCGAGTACGTCTTCGGCGGTGACAACACCTTGCTCGCGCTGTCGTTCGTCCTCAACATCGCCCTCGCGGGGATCACCATCCTCGCGATCGCTTACCTCGGACGGCATCTGACGGCCCCCCGTTCGAAGGCGATCGCGACGGCCCTGATGCTGATCTCGATCGTTTCGATCTCGAGTTACACCGGGCTCACGTCGGGGCTGACGCTGGGTGTCGTCGAGATGCCACCGGGACACCCCGCCGCGGGTGCGACGACGGCCGGTCAGGACGGCGTCCTGACGATGTGGGGTCGATACCTCACGTGGACGTTCTCGACCCCGTTCATCCTGATCGCACTCGGGATGATAGCCGGGTCGGACTGGACGAAGATCCTCACGGCCTGTGCGTTTACGATCGCGATGTGTGTCACTGGCCTCGCCGCCGCGTTGACCACGTCCTCGCTGGTGCTTCGCTGGTGGTGGTTTGCCCTGTCAACGATCTTCTTCCTCGTGATCGTCTACATCATCCTCGTCGACTGGACCGCCGAGGCGTCGGCGACGGGAACGGCCGATCTGTTCCGGACGCTGAAACTCCTCACCGTCGTCGGCTGGTTCGGCTATCCGATCCTCTGGGCGCTCGGCGTCGAGGGATTCGCCGTGCTGGATGTCACCGTCACCTCCTGGGGGTACAGCATCCTCGACGTGATCACGAAGTACGTCGTGACCGGCGTCGCCATGCTCTACGTCGTCGACGAACCCGACGCGATCACCGGCGAGGCGGACTACGGCACCAGCATGTCCGGATTCGACCCGGGCGACGACTGA
- a CDS encoding Brp/Blh family beta-carotene 15,15'-dioxygenase has protein sequence MTGDVRASAESRSQAARLSLGSASLLAVAAVATIVFGSPPLVYQYVPLALSVLVLGLPHGAVDHLVVPRARDDPVTPRSLAFVGALYLFLGSAYALVWVLEPVAAFVLFILVTLVHWGQGDVYALLEFLGADHLETRASRLLALLVRGGLPMLVPLVAFPAQYAFVAETIVGLFDPGAAAALEPLFEPVVRAAVTVGFGSLIALSLTLGFRRTSPGERRPWLVDAAETIGLVGFFATVPPILAIGLYFCFWHSLRHVLRTMLVDPVANAALERGAIRAAFRRFARDATPLTLAALGVLVGIWLVVPRTPATVPDVLAVYLVAIAVLTLPHVVVVTLLDREAGVWSP, from the coding sequence ATGACCGGTGACGTGCGAGCGAGCGCCGAGAGCCGGTCGCAGGCCGCTCGGCTGAGTCTCGGCTCCGCCTCGCTGCTCGCCGTCGCCGCCGTGGCGACGATCGTCTTCGGATCACCGCCGCTCGTCTACCAGTACGTGCCGCTGGCGCTCAGCGTCCTCGTTCTCGGACTTCCCCACGGCGCCGTCGACCACCTCGTGGTACCGCGGGCCCGAGACGACCCGGTCACGCCGCGATCGCTCGCGTTCGTCGGCGCCCTCTACCTGTTTCTCGGGTCTGCCTACGCCCTCGTCTGGGTCCTCGAGCCCGTCGCCGCGTTCGTCCTGTTCATCCTCGTCACGCTCGTCCACTGGGGGCAGGGTGACGTCTACGCGCTCCTCGAGTTCCTCGGTGCCGACCACCTCGAGACGCGGGCCAGCCGGCTGCTCGCCCTCCTCGTCAGGGGTGGCCTCCCGATGCTCGTCCCGCTGGTCGCCTTTCCGGCGCAGTACGCGTTCGTCGCCGAGACGATCGTCGGGCTGTTCGACCCCGGCGCGGCGGCCGCGCTCGAGCCCCTCTTCGAACCGGTAGTTCGGGCGGCCGTGACGGTCGGGTTCGGATCCCTGATCGCACTCTCGCTCACCCTCGGGTTCCGCCGAACGAGTCCCGGCGAGCGGCGGCCGTGGCTCGTCGACGCCGCGGAGACGATCGGCCTCGTCGGCTTCTTCGCCACCGTCCCGCCGATCCTCGCCATCGGTCTCTACTTCTGTTTTTGGCACTCGCTTCGACACGTCCTCAGAACGATGCTCGTCGATCCCGTCGCCAACGCGGCCCTCGAACGCGGGGCGATTCGGGCCGCGTTTCGCCGCTTCGCCCGTGACGCGACACCGCTGACCCTCGCCGCGCTGGGCGTCCTCGTCGGTATCTGGCTCGTCGTCCCCCGGACGCCCGCGACCGTCCCCGACGTCCTCGCGGTCTATCTGGTCGCGATCGCCGTGCTGACGCTCCCGCACGTCGTCGTGGTCACGCTGCTCGATCGCGAAGCGGGGGTCTGGTCGCCCTGA
- a CDS encoding MarR family transcriptional regulator: MAETDGEEIEDLPPSAKLVFKVLEYDGPLTQKQIVEESMLSARTVRYALERLEEIGIVDEDIYFADARQSLYRLEEPVAADGNGVEESPKKDACCAE; the protein is encoded by the coding sequence ATGGCAGAGACCGACGGGGAGGAGATCGAAGACTTGCCACCGAGCGCGAAACTCGTCTTCAAGGTTCTCGAGTACGACGGGCCGCTGACGCAGAAACAGATCGTCGAGGAATCGATGCTCTCGGCCCGGACGGTACGGTACGCGCTCGAGCGCCTCGAGGAGATCGGGATCGTCGACGAGGACATCTACTTCGCTGACGCACGACAGAGTCTCTATCGGCTCGAGGAGCCGGTCGCGGCCGACGGCAACGGCGTCGAGGAATCCCCGAAAAAGGACGCCTGCTGCGCGGAGTAA
- a CDS encoding carboxypeptidase M32, with translation MATDQAESDADEADTYEQFEKRVQRISNVGNAAGILRWDQEVVMPDEGTPARAQQLSTLSSLSHELLTADQTGELLAALEDDELADERAAVVREIRRQYDRETSVPQALVEEISATASNAHPTWKRAKEEDDFEQFAPTLEQLVDLKREYAEHIDPDADPYAVLFADYEPYIDLETAERVLERLRETLVPLIDAVQDSDAELTTDAFSGEFDDDDQEALARDVLDSLGYDWDRGRLDTAPHPFSSGTQFDARVTTRFEEDDLLGSITSTVHEFGHANYTQGLPDHGYGTPLGEARDLSVHESQSRLWENHVGRSRPFWEHFLPIARERFPELEGVTPEEAYESANQVHDDNLIRVEADELTYHLHIVIRFEIERDLIRGDLEVAEVPRVWNDKYEEYLGVRPETDAEGCLQDIHWSHGDFGYFSTYSLGSVLAAQLYAAAEADRGPFDDAIREGEFDGLNGWLRENVHRHGKRYVTPDLIERATGEGLTADYFLEYVESKYGELYDLEGY, from the coding sequence ATGGCGACCGATCAGGCCGAGAGTGACGCAGACGAGGCCGACACCTACGAGCAGTTCGAGAAGCGAGTACAGCGGATTTCGAACGTCGGCAATGCGGCCGGCATCCTGCGGTGGGACCAGGAGGTCGTGATGCCCGACGAGGGAACGCCGGCCCGGGCACAGCAGCTCTCGACGCTGTCATCGCTCAGCCACGAACTCCTGACCGCCGACCAGACCGGCGAGTTGCTGGCCGCGCTCGAAGACGACGAGCTCGCTGACGAGCGGGCCGCGGTCGTCCGCGAGATTCGCCGCCAGTACGACCGCGAGACGAGCGTCCCACAGGCCCTCGTCGAAGAGATCTCGGCGACGGCATCGAACGCCCACCCCACGTGGAAACGGGCCAAGGAGGAAGACGACTTCGAGCAGTTCGCGCCGACCCTCGAGCAGCTGGTCGATCTCAAACGCGAGTACGCCGAACACATCGATCCCGACGCCGACCCTTACGCCGTGCTGTTCGCGGACTACGAGCCCTACATCGACCTCGAGACGGCCGAACGGGTCCTCGAGCGGCTGCGCGAGACGCTCGTCCCGCTGATCGACGCCGTCCAGGACAGCGACGCCGAACTGACGACGGACGCTTTTTCTGGGGAGTTCGACGACGACGATCAGGAGGCACTCGCCCGGGACGTGTTGGACTCGCTGGGCTACGACTGGGACCGCGGCCGGCTCGACACCGCGCCCCATCCGTTCTCCTCGGGTACGCAGTTCGACGCCCGCGTGACGACCCGCTTCGAGGAGGACGATCTGCTGGGCTCGATCACCTCGACGGTCCACGAGTTCGGCCACGCAAACTACACGCAGGGGCTGCCCGACCACGGCTACGGCACGCCGCTCGGCGAGGCCCGCGATCTCTCGGTCCACGAGTCACAGTCGCGGCTCTGGGAGAACCACGTCGGCCGCTCGCGCCCGTTCTGGGAGCACTTCCTGCCGATCGCCCGCGAGCGCTTCCCCGAACTCGAGGGCGTGACCCCCGAGGAAGCCTACGAGTCGGCAAATCAGGTCCACGACGACAACCTCATCCGGGTCGAGGCGGACGAACTCACCTACCACCTCCACATCGTGATCCGCTTCGAGATCGAGCGGGATCTGATCCGGGGCGACCTCGAGGTCGCGGAGGTCCCGCGGGTCTGGAACGACAAGTACGAGGAGTACCTCGGCGTCCGGCCGGAGACGGATGCGGAGGGCTGTCTGCAGGACATCCACTGGTCTCACGGCGACTTCGGCTACTTCTCGACGTACTCGCTGGGCTCGGTGCTCGCGGCCCAGCTGTACGCCGCCGCCGAGGCCGACCGCGGCCCCTTCGACGACGCGATCCGCGAGGGCGAGTTCGACGGCCTCAACGGCTGGCTCCGCGAGAACGTCCACCGACACGGGAAACGATACGTCACGCCCGACCTCATCGAGCGGGCAACCGGCGAGGGCCTGACCGCCGACTACTTCCTCGAGTACGTCGAGTCGAAGTACGGTGAGCTGTACGATCTCGAGGGGTACTGA
- a CDS encoding PINc/VapC family ATPase produces the protein MNVVPDTSVVIDGRVSATIEDGQFEGATICVPEAVVAELEAQANDGIDSGWDGLEELQRLAELADDGVVDLEYVGERPNAIERGHASEGEIDALIRDLAEELDATFVTSDVVQAEVAQAKGLAVEHVSPEVREVGTLAVEDFFDEQTMSVHLKTDTVPKAKRGELGAMVYEPIADEPTDEATMDEYAREVVEGAKESPDGFIELSEPGMQIVQFRDYRIAIGRPPFSDGIEITAVRPIAQTDIEDYEHADELKERLLERQRGVLISGAPGAGKSTFAQAVARYIADHDYSVKTMEKPRDLQVGPDITQYTELGGEMAKTADALLMVRPDYTIYDEVRKTDDFEVFADMRLAGVGMIGVVHATRPIDALQRLVGRVELGMIPQVVDTVVYIEAGEVETVYDVRTEVKVPAGLTEEDLARPVIQVTNFRTGEPEYEIYTFNRQVVTVPLNDEDGGPGTESGVDRIAKQEIEREIRSIARGYVDVELGSQDKAVVYVEEDDISSVIGKGGGRITDVENRLGIDIDVRTHDENPNYGAGGAGGGASANGGGGGGSQAGQMVQPEITSRHIVIPVDGNHGETVEIQAAGEYLFTATVSRGGEIQVSRGSAIAEELERAIDRKDPITVVPS, from the coding sequence ATGAACGTCGTGCCGGACACGAGCGTGGTCATCGACGGCCGCGTCTCGGCGACTATCGAAGACGGGCAGTTCGAGGGAGCGACGATCTGCGTGCCCGAGGCGGTCGTCGCGGAACTCGAGGCGCAGGCAAACGACGGGATCGACAGCGGCTGGGACGGTCTCGAGGAACTCCAGCGGCTGGCCGAGCTGGCCGACGACGGCGTCGTCGACCTCGAGTACGTCGGGGAACGGCCCAACGCCATCGAGCGAGGCCACGCCTCGGAGGGTGAGATCGACGCCCTCATTCGGGACCTCGCGGAGGAACTGGACGCGACGTTCGTCACTAGCGACGTCGTTCAGGCCGAGGTCGCACAGGCGAAGGGCCTCGCGGTCGAACACGTCTCGCCCGAGGTACGGGAGGTCGGGACGCTCGCCGTCGAGGACTTCTTCGACGAGCAGACGATGAGTGTCCACCTCAAGACCGACACCGTCCCCAAAGCCAAGCGCGGCGAACTCGGCGCGATGGTCTACGAGCCGATCGCCGACGAACCCACGGACGAGGCGACGATGGACGAGTACGCCCGCGAGGTCGTCGAGGGTGCCAAGGAGTCCCCGGACGGCTTCATCGAACTCTCGGAGCCCGGGATGCAGATCGTCCAGTTTCGCGACTACCGGATCGCGATCGGCCGGCCGCCATTCTCGGACGGCATCGAGATTACCGCCGTCCGGCCGATCGCCCAGACCGACATCGAGGACTACGAGCACGCCGACGAACTCAAAGAGCGACTGCTCGAGCGCCAGCGCGGCGTCCTGATCTCCGGTGCGCCCGGGGCCGGGAAGTCGACGTTCGCGCAGGCGGTCGCCCGCTACATCGCGGATCACGACTACTCGGTCAAGACCATGGAGAAACCGCGGGACCTGCAGGTCGGCCCCGACATCACTCAGTACACGGAACTGGGCGGCGAGATGGCAAAGACCGCCGACGCCCTGCTGATGGTGCGGCCGGACTACACGATCTACGACGAGGTCCGCAAGACCGACGACTTCGAGGTCTTCGCGGACATGCGCCTGGCCGGCGTCGGCATGATCGGCGTCGTCCACGCGACGCGGCCGATCGACGCCCTCCAGCGACTGGTCGGTCGGGTCGAACTCGGAATGATCCCGCAGGTCGTCGACACCGTCGTCTACATCGAGGCCGGCGAGGTCGAGACGGTCTACGACGTCAGGACCGAGGTCAAAGTCCCCGCCGGCCTCACGGAAGAGGACCTCGCGCGGCCGGTCATTCAGGTCACGAACTTCCGGACCGGCGAGCCCGAGTACGAGATTTACACGTTCAACCGACAGGTCGTCACCGTCCCGCTGAACGACGAGGACGGCGGCCCCGGAACCGAGTCCGGCGTCGACCGCATCGCCAAACAGGAGATCGAACGCGAGATCCGCTCGATCGCCCGCGGCTACGTCGACGTCGAACTCGGAAGTCAGGACAAAGCCGTCGTCTACGTCGAGGAGGACGACATCTCGAGCGTCATCGGCAAGGGCGGCGGTCGGATCACCGACGTCGAGAACCGGCTGGGCATCGACATCGACGTCCGGACCCACGACGAGAACCCCAACTACGGCGCGGGCGGCGCGGGCGGCGGTGCCAGCGCCAACGGCGGCGGTGGCGGCGGGTCGCAAGCCGGCCAGATGGTCCAGCCCGAGATCACCTCCCGGCACATCGTCATCCCCGTCGACGGCAACCACGGCGAGACCGTCGAGATTCAGGCCGCCGGCGAGTACCTCTTTACCGCGACGGTGAGCCGCGGCGGCGAGATTCAGGTTTCGCGGGGCAGCGCGATCGCGGAGGAACTCGAGCGGGCGATCGACCGGAAGGATCCGATCACGGTCGTGCCATCGTAA
- a CDS encoding bacteriorhodopsin, translated as MAATVGPESIWLWIGTIGMTLGTLYFVGRGRGVRDRKMQEFYIITIFITTIAAAMYFAMATGFGVTEVMVGDEALTIYWARYADWLFTTPLLLLDLSLLAGANRNTIATLIGLDVFMIGTGLIAAFASTPGTRIAWWAISTGALLALLYVLVGTLSENARSQSPEVASLFGRLRNLVIVLWFLYPVVWILGTEGTFGILPLYWETAAFMVLDLSAKVGFGVVLLRSRSVLERVTTPTAAPA; from the coding sequence ATGGCCGCAACAGTTGGCCCAGAATCCATTTGGCTGTGGATCGGCACGATCGGAATGACCCTCGGAACCCTGTATTTCGTCGGGCGCGGACGCGGCGTTCGCGACCGAAAGATGCAGGAGTTCTACATCATCACGATCTTCATTACGACCATCGCCGCCGCGATGTACTTCGCGATGGCGACCGGCTTCGGCGTCACCGAAGTCATGGTCGGCGACGAGGCGCTCACGATCTACTGGGCGCGCTATGCCGACTGGCTGTTCACGACGCCGCTGTTGCTGCTCGACCTCTCGCTGCTGGCCGGGGCGAACCGAAACACGATCGCGACGCTGATCGGACTCGACGTCTTCATGATCGGGACCGGTCTGATCGCGGCGTTCGCGTCCACCCCGGGCACCCGGATCGCCTGGTGGGCGATCAGCACCGGCGCTCTGCTCGCCCTGCTGTACGTCCTCGTCGGGACGCTCTCCGAGAACGCGCGCAGTCAGTCCCCCGAGGTCGCATCGCTGTTCGGGCGACTCCGCAACCTGGTTATCGTGCTGTGGTTCCTCTACCCGGTGGTCTGGATCCTCGGCACGGAGGGGACGTTCGGCATCCTCCCACTGTACTGGGAAACCGCCGCGTTCATGGTACTCGATCTCTCGGCGAAGGTCGGATTCGGAGTGGTCCTGCTCCGGAGTCGCTCCGTCCTCGAGCGAGTCACGACGCCGACGGCCGCGCCGGCCTGA
- a CDS encoding lycopene cyclase domain-containing protein, translating into MTTQFTYFGIHLVFLLPPILILGLLAIRRDRAWWGVRPLSGLGIMIALAVVYTTPFTNRLIPVGVWWYGDGAVLATVWYTPIEEYFFFILQPILTALWLFQVRPSADRSLAIPRIHRLLGAAGGLVIAVVGWVLLDSTATYYLGWLLLWAGPVLALQWGFGSTYLWTVRRPLLVAIAVPTLYLWLVDRIAIELGVWVISDAYTTGYALFGLPIEEALFFLVTNLFVVQGITMYVWVLDRISGASALTADPPGIPTTSDDR; encoded by the coding sequence ATGACCACCCAGTTCACGTACTTCGGAATCCACCTCGTGTTCCTGCTGCCGCCAATCCTGATTCTGGGGTTGCTCGCGATCCGGCGCGACCGTGCCTGGTGGGGGGTTCGCCCTCTCTCGGGACTCGGCATCATGATCGCCCTCGCGGTCGTCTACACGACGCCCTTTACGAACCGCCTCATCCCCGTCGGCGTCTGGTGGTACGGAGACGGTGCCGTCCTCGCGACCGTCTGGTACACGCCGATCGAGGAGTACTTCTTTTTTATCCTCCAGCCGATACTGACCGCTCTCTGGCTGTTTCAGGTGAGACCGAGCGCCGATCGGTCGCTGGCGATTCCCCGTATACACCGGCTGCTCGGCGCCGCCGGCGGACTGGTGATCGCCGTCGTCGGCTGGGTACTTCTCGACAGCACTGCGACGTACTATCTGGGCTGGCTGCTCCTCTGGGCCGGGCCGGTCCTCGCTCTCCAGTGGGGTTTCGGGTCGACGTACCTGTGGACCGTCCGCCGGCCGCTGCTTGTCGCGATCGCCGTCCCGACGCTGTACCTCTGGCTCGTCGACCGGATCGCGATCGAACTCGGCGTCTGGGTCATCTCCGACGCGTACACCACCGGGTACGCACTCTTCGGACTCCCGATCGAAGAGGCACTGTTCTTCCTCGTGACGAATCTCTTCGTCGTCCAGGGGATCACCATGTACGTCTGGGTACTCGATCGAATCAGCGGCGCTTCGGCGTTGACGGCCGACCCTCCGGGGATTCCGACGACTTCCGATGACCGGTGA